A single Triticum dicoccoides isolate Atlit2015 ecotype Zavitan chromosome 2A, WEW_v2.0, whole genome shotgun sequence DNA region contains:
- the LOC119357071 gene encoding small glutamine-rich tetratricopeptide repeat-containing protein 2-like: MATAMAVAGAACASRPPRRRGPAPPGAAAGAVEIRVCTNRTCARQGGREVLAALEGLSPPPPRVDVASCGCLGRCGAGPNVGATVPGRGNAVFGHVGTAARAARLLEHLLGAAEFDAAAGLAALALREKAEAALADGDAAQAEDLFTESIAMDAPGGLHLAYGGRCKARLVIGDSAGALADADEAIRIAPKFPQCHLLRGDALFAMGEYHYAEDAYARALDLDPSIRRSKSFKARLEKLREKLVSVSSSSS, from the exons ATGGCGACGGCGATGGCCGTGGCGGGAGCAGCCTGCGCCTCCCGGCCGCCGCGCCGGCGAGGACCCGCTCCGCCGGGCGCCGCGGCGGGGGCGGTGGAGATACGGGTCTGCACGAACCGCACGTGCGCGCGGCAGGGCGGGCGCGAGGTGCTCGCGGCGCTCGAGGGgctctcgccgcccccgccgcgcgtCGACGTGGCGTCCTGCGGGTGCCTGGGCCGCTGCGGGGCCGGGCCCAACGTCGGAGCCACAGTCCCGGGCCGCGGCAACGCCGTGTTCGGCCACGTGGGCACGGCGGCCCGCGCCGCGCGGCTCCTGGAGCACCTCCTCGGCGCCGCCGAGTTCGACGCCGCCGCGGGGCTCGCCGCGCTGGCCCTACGGGAGAAGGCCGAGGCCGCCCTCGCCGACGGGGACGCCGCCCAGGCGGAGGACCTCTTCACCGAG AGCATCGCAATGGATGCTCCTGGTGGACTGCACCTGGCCTACGGAGGCAG GTGCAAGGCGAGATTGGTGATTGGGGATAGCGCCGGCGCGCTCGCGGATGCAGATGAAGCGATAAGGATAGCTCCCAAATTTCCTCAG TGTCACTTGTTGCGAGGGGACGCGCTGTTTGCAATGGGAGAGTACCACTACGCAGAGGATGCGTATGCACGCGCCTTGGATCTTGACCCATCTATTCGTCGCTCCAAGTCTTTCAAG GCCCGCTTGGAAAAGCTACGGGAGAAGCTTGTCAGTGTCAGCAGTAGTTCGTCATAG
- the LOC119357070 gene encoding vacuolar protein sorting-associated protein 41 homolog: MSSAARRASHPALVNGDGEYGREDEDEEEEEEGEEGDEPEEEPRLKYQRLGGSVPAILSTDAAAAIAVTDRAVLLGTHDGTLHILDFQGNQSKEIKAHTATINDISFEDREYIGSCSDDGTVVISNLFTDEKLKFEYHRPMKAIALDPQYSRSNNRFATGGLAGQVLVLTKKSWVSGYNKKVLREGEGPIHSMKWRTDLLAWANDAGVKVHDMKTDRGIAFIEKPKGIPRPEVLLPHLVWQDDTVLVIGWGTSVKIAAIRTDSSQGLNGMQRSISAASSEKYVDIVGSFQTGYHISGIAPFGDLLVMLAYIPEEDDGDKKISTSVSSRQGTAQRPEIHLVSWKNDVLTTDALPIHGYEHYKAKDYTLAHAPFSGSSNAGGQWAAGDEPLYYIVSPKDIVVAKPRDTEDHIAWLLQHGWHEKALAAVEAGQGRTELLDEVGTRYLDHLIIERKYAEAAQLCPKLLRGSPSAWERWVFHFAHLRQLPVLIPYIPIENPQLSDTAYEVALVALTTNASFHELLLTTIKSWPTTLYSASPVISAIEPQLNSSSMTGSLKEALAELYVINSQYEKALSLFAELLKPEVFEFIEKHSLHDAIHDKVVNLMLLDGKRAVHLLIQHRDIIPPYEVVEQLLHASKSCDRKYLLHQYLHALFEVDIHAGKDYHDMQLELYADYEPRMLLPFLRTSQHYRLDKAYEIFAQKEFVKEQVFVLGRMGNAKEALSTIINKLEDIQEAVEFVTEQHDDELWDELIRQCLQKPEMVGMLLEHTVGNLDPLYIVSLVPDGLEIPKLRDRLVKIVTDYRTETSLRHGCNDILKADCVNLLVKYYHEARRGVCMASMDEEAQGARVNEGSSRTGDRSSTLRNLEMKSRTRCGARCCLCFDPLSIQDMSFIVFYCCHAYHQSCLEGGLDSMKSNSNARDSDDGSEDDDGSPSGESRMRCVLCTTAAA, from the exons ATGTCGTCCGCCGCGCGGCGCGCCAGCCACCCGGCGCTGGTGAACGGGGACGGGGAGTACGGGCGggaggacgaggatgaggaggaggaggaggagggggaggagggggacgaGCCGGAGGAGGAGCCGCGGCTCAAGTACCAGCGGCTGGGCGGGAGCGTGCCGGCGATCCTCTccaccgacgccgccgccgccatcgccgtcaccGACCGCGCCGTCCTGCTCGGCACCCACGACGGCACCCTCCACATCCTCGACTTCCAGGGCAACCAG TCAAAGGAGATCAAGGCTCACACAGCAACCATTAATGACATCAGTTTTGAAGATCGTGAATATATAGGAAGCTGCTCAGATGACGGCACAGTAGTAATAAGCAACCTCTTCACTGATGAGAAACTCAAGTTTGAGTACCATCGCCCCATGAAAGCAATTGCTTTAGACCCTCAGTACTCCCGGAGCAACAATAGATTTGCTACAGGTGGCTTAGCAGGTCAAGTACTTGTGCTGACAAAGAAGAGTTGGGTGTCAGGCTATAACAAAAAG GTTCTGCGTGAGGGTGAAGGGCCGATCCATTCTATGAAGTGGAGGACAGATCTTCTTGCCTGGGCTAATGATGCAGGGGTGAAAGTGCATGATATGAAAACGGACAGAGGAATTGCATTCATAGAGAAACCAAAAGGAATTCCTCGGCCAGAGGTTTTACTTCCTCACTTGGTCTGGCAG GACGACACAGTTTTAGTTATTGGGTGGGGAACAAGTGTCAAGATTGCTGCAATTCGAACAGATTCATCTCAAGGACTCAATGGAATGCAAAGGAGTATTTCAGCAGCAAGTTCTGAGAAGTATGTTGATATTGTGGGCTCTTTCCAAACTGGCTACCACATATCTGGAATTGCTCCATTTGGCGATCTTTTGGTTATGCTTGCTTATATCCCCGAAGAGGATGATGGAGATAAAAAAATTAGTACTTCTGTTTCTTCACGCCAG GGAACAGCGCAGCGTCCAGAAATACATCTTGTATCATGGAAAAATGATGTGCTTACTACTGATGCTCTGCCCATTCATGGTTATGAGCACTATAAGGCAAAGGATTACACTCTCGCTCATGCACCTTTCTCAG GAAGTAGCAATGCGGGTGGACAGTGGGCTGCTGGCGATGAACCGCTGTATTACATCGTCTCTCCTAAGGATATTGTGGTAGCAAAGCCAAG AGATACTGAAGACCATATTGCGTGGCTTCTTCAACATGGTTGGCATGAAAAGGCATTGGCTGCAGTTGAAGCAGGACAAGGGAGGACTGAGCTTCTTGATGAG GTGGGCACAAGATACCTTGATCACTTGATCATTGAAAGAAAATATGCTGAAGCAGCGCAACTCTGTCCAAAGTTACTGCGAGGATCTCCTTCAGCATGGGAGAG GTGGGTCTTTCACTTTGCTCATCTCCGCCAGCTTCCTGTGTTGATCCCTTACATACCCATAGAGAATCCACAGCTGAGTGATACCGCTTATGAG GTTGCTCTTGTAGCTTTAACTACCAATGCGTCTTTTCACGAACTTCTCTTGACTACAATAAAAAGTTGGCCAACTACATTATACTCTGCTTCACCAGTCATATCTGCTATTGAGCCACAGCTCAATTCCTCATCGATGACTGGCTCATTAAAAGAG GCTTTAGCTGAGTTGTACGTGATCAACAGTCAATATGAAAAGGCCCTTTCTCTCTTCGCTGAA CTGCTGAAGCCTGAAGTATTTGAGTTTATCGAGAAGCACAGTTTGCATGATGCCATTCATGATAAG GTTGTCAATCTTATGCTATTGGATGGTAAAAGGGCAGTCCATCTATTGATCCAACATCGTGATATCATTCCCCCGTATGAAGTCGTGGAGCAACTGTTGCATGCGAGTAAAAGTTGCGACAGAAAATATCTGTTGCATCAGTATTTGCATGCTTTGTTTGAGGTAGACATACATGCTGGAAAAGATTACCATGATATGCAG CTGGAGCTTTATGCGGATTATGAGCCAAGGATGTTGCTACCCTTCCTTCGTACCAGCCAGCATTACAGGCTTGACAAG GCATATGAAATATTTGCACAAAAAGAATTTGTCAAGGAGCAAGTTTTTGTTCTTGGTCGTATGGGAAATGCTAAGGAAGCGCTTTCTACAATTATAAACAAACTGGAAGACATACAGGAG GCCGTTGAATTTGTTACGGAGCAACATGATGATGAATTATGGGACGAACTGATAAGACAGTGCCTCCAAAAGCCTGAAATG GTTGGGATGCTGTTGGAACATACTGTCGGCAATCTTGATCCTCTGTACATTGTCAGTTTGGTTCCAGATGGGCTAGAAATACCCAA ATTGCGGGATCGCCTTGTGAAGATTGTGACAGACTATCGAACAGAAACTTCACTGCGACATGGATGCAACGATATACTAAAG GCCGATTGTGTTAATCTTTTGGTCAAATACTACCATGAGGCTCGGCGTGGGGTCTGCATGGCAAGCATGGACGAGGAGGCACAAGGAGCCAGAGTCAATGAAGGATCTTCGCGAACAGGCGACAGATCATCGACTTTACGTAATCTAGAGATGAAATCCAGAACGAGATGTGGTGCTCGATGCTGCCTGTGCTTCGACCCTTTGTCCATCCAGGACATGTCATTCATCGTGTTCTATTGCTGCCATGCGTATCACCAGTCTTGCCTCGAAGGCGGACTGGACTCGATGAAATCAAACAGCAACGCCCGGGACAGCGACGATGGGTCGGAGGACGACGACGGTTCCCCCTCGGGCGAGTCTAGAATGCGGTGTGTGCTGTGCACCACAGCCGCCGCATAA
- the LOC119357072 gene encoding ubiquinone biosynthesis protein COQ4 homolog, mitochondrial-like, whose protein sequence is MLAARVNLKGWQQAAVAVGSAFGALLDPKRADLIAALGETTGKPAFERVLQRMKNSAEGREILFERPRVISTRVSHAWDMPENTFGAAYAQFMGSRNFSPDDRPPVRFMETDDLAFVATRAREVHDFWHVLFGLPTNLIGETALKVIEFEQMFLPMCMLSVVGGSARFSEKQRRLFFQHYLPWATKAGVKATDLMSVYYEKHFHEDLEEVRRNWGIVPCPDPKATSSA, encoded by the exons ATGTTGGCGGCGCGTGTGAACCTCAAGGGCTGGCAGCAGGCGGCTGTTGCAGTTGGTTCGGCATTCGGGGCCTTGCTTGATCCAAAGAGAGCTGATCTGATAGCTGCGCTTGGGGAGACCACCGGGAAGCCAGCGTTCGAGCGTGTGCTCCAGCGCATGAAGAACAGCGCCGAAGGCAGG GAAATTCTTTTCGAGCGTCCTCGGGTTATATCCACTCGGGTTTCACACGCCTGGGACATGCCTGAGAACACGTTCGGTGCTGCCTATGCTCAGTTCATGGGATCAAGGAACTTCTCGCCAGACGACCGTCCACCAGTTCGCTTCATGGAAACCGACGACCTTGCCTTTGTCGCGACCCGTGCCCGTGAGGTGCATGACTTCTGGCACGTGCTGTTCGGCCTCCCGACCAACCTGATCGGTGAGACTGCTCTCAAGGTGATCGAGTTCGAGCAGATGTTCCTCCCGATGTGCATGCTCTCTGTCGTCGGGGGCTCCGCGAGGTTCAGCGAGAAGCAGAGGAGGCTGTTCTTCCAGCACTATCTCCCATGGGCGACCAAGGCAGGTGTCAAGGCTACTGATCTGATGTCCGTGTACTATGAGAAGCACTTCCATGAAGATCTGGAGGAGGTGAGGAGGAACTGGGGGATCGTGCCATGCCCGGATCCCAAGGCGACGAGCAGTGCTTAG